The following is a genomic window from Serratia ficaria.
CCGGGCCGTGAACTGGCGGTAGCCGGCGACGAAACCGACGGTTACGACGTCAACGTCGATACCCAGACCGGTAAAGACGAAAACGAAACCACCACCCTGGCGCGTCGCTACGTGGGCGCCATCGGCGGTTCCGACAACCTGACCGGCATCGACGCCTGCATCACCCGTCTGCGCCTGAACGTGAAAGACTCCGCGTTGGTGAATGACGCGCTGGCGAAACGCCTGGGCGCATCCGGCGTGATCCGCCTGAACAAACAGAGCGTACAGGTGATTGTCGGCACCCGCGCCGAACTGATCGCCAGCGCCATGCGCAACGTGGTCGCCGCCGGCCCGGTCGCGGCCGCCGCCGCTCCAGCCGCTGCGCCGGCCGCAGAAGCCAGGCCGCAGGCGGTGCCTAATGCGCCTAAAGCGGCCTTCGAAACGCTGGTGGCGCCGGTGACCGGTGAAGTGGTGGCGCTCGATCAGGTGCCTGACGAAGCCTTCGCCAGCAAAGCGGTCGGCGACGGTCTGGCGATCCGCCCGACCGACAAGACCGTGGTGGCGCCGGCCGACGGCACCGTGGTGAAAATCTTCAACACCAACCACGCGTTCTGTCTGGAAACCGACAAGGGCGCCGAGATCGTGGTGCACATGGGCATCGATACCGTGGCGTTGAACGGCCAGGGCTTCAAACGTCTGGTGGAAGAGGGCGCGGAGGTGAAAGCCGGCCAGCCGATCCTGGAGTTGGATCTGGAGTACCTGAACGCCAACGCGCGTTCGATGATCAGCCCGGTGGTGGTCAGCAATTCCGACGACTATGCCGGCCTGGCGGCGCTGGCGAGCGGCTCCGTAGTCGCCGGCCAGACCACGCTGTTCGAGATCCAGAAGTAACGGGTTTTACCTGAGCAGTGCCCGGGGTGTTCACGCGTCATGACGGCGTTCACCCTTATTTTGGCGGGAAGAGAGCAATCTCTTCCCGCTTTTTTTATCTGTGCGCGCCCCATTAGGGGGCGTTGCGCGATGGCGGTGCAGCACGGCGCATTTTTCGTGAAACAAACGGTTGTTTCCGGGCGTGGCTTGTTGGATCATAGGCGGTTATGTGTAGCGCTTTGCATTGAGGAATAGTGAAATGAGTGAGGCTGAAGCCCGCCCAACCAATTTTATCCGTCAGATCGTCGATGAAGATCTGGCGTCAGGGAAACATACGTCGGTCCATACCCGTTTCCCGCCGGAGCCTAACGGCTACCTGCATATCGGCCACGCCAAATCCATTTGCCTGAACTTTGGCATCGCCAAAGACTATCAGGGTCAGTGCAACCTGCGTTTCGATGACACCAACCCGGTGAAAGAAGACATCGAGTTCGTGGATTCGATCAAGCACGACGTGGAGTGGCTGGGCTTCGAGTGGAGCGGCAACGTCCGTTACTCTTCCGATTATTTCGACCAGCTGCACCAGTATGCGGTGGAGCTGATCGCCAAGGGGCTGGCCTACGTCGACGAACTGTCGCCTGAGCAGATCCGCGAATACCGCGGCAGCCTGACCTCGCCGGGCAAAGACAGCCCGTACCGCGGCCGCAGCGTGGAAGAAAACCTGGCGCTGTTCGAGAAAATGCGCAACGGCGAATTCGCCGAGGGCACCGCCTGCCTGCGCGCCAAGATCGACATGGCTTCGCCGTTTATCGTGATGCGCGATCCGGTGCTGTACCGCATCAAGTTCGCCGAACACCACCAGACCGGCAACAAATGGTGCATCTACCCGATGTACGATTTCACCCACTGCATTTCCGATGCGCTGGAAGGGATCACCCATTCGCTGTGTACCCTGGAGTTCCAGGACAACCGCCGTCTGTATGACTGGGTGCTGGATAACATCTCCATTCCTTGCCACCCGCGCCAGTACGAGTTCTCGCGCCTCAATCTTGAATACGCCATCATGTCGAAGCGCAAGCTGAACCTGCTGGTGACCGAGAAGATTGTCGAAGGCTGGGATGATCCGCGCATGCCGACCGTATCCGGCCTGCGTCGCCGCGGCTACACCGCCGCTTCGATCCGCGAGTTCTGCCAGCGTATCGGCGTGACCAAGCAGGACAACAACGTCGAAATGGTGGCGCTGGAATCCTGCATCCGCGACGATCTGAACGAGAACGCCCCGCGCGCCATGGCGGTGCTGGATCCGGTGAAAATCGTCATCGAGAACATGCGCGAAGGCGTGGAGCTGGTCACCATGCCAAACCACCCGAACAAGCCGGAGATG
Proteins encoded in this region:
- the glnS gene encoding glutamine--tRNA ligase; amino-acid sequence: MSEAEARPTNFIRQIVDEDLASGKHTSVHTRFPPEPNGYLHIGHAKSICLNFGIAKDYQGQCNLRFDDTNPVKEDIEFVDSIKHDVEWLGFEWSGNVRYSSDYFDQLHQYAVELIAKGLAYVDELSPEQIREYRGSLTSPGKDSPYRGRSVEENLALFEKMRNGEFAEGTACLRAKIDMASPFIVMRDPVLYRIKFAEHHQTGNKWCIYPMYDFTHCISDALEGITHSLCTLEFQDNRRLYDWVLDNISIPCHPRQYEFSRLNLEYAIMSKRKLNLLVTEKIVEGWDDPRMPTVSGLRRRGYTAASIREFCQRIGVTKQDNNVEMVALESCIRDDLNENAPRAMAVLDPVKIVIENMREGVELVTMPNHPNKPEMGSREVPFSREIYIDRADFREEANKQYKRLVLGKEVRLRNAYVIKAERVEKDAEGEITTIFCSYDAETLSKDPADGRKVKGVIHWVSAAHALPAEIRLYDRLFSVPNPAAAEDFLATINPESLIIKHGFVEPSLATAQPEKAYQFEREGYFCADSRYSSAEHLVFNRTVGLRDTWAKIGA